From the genome of Desulfonatronum thiosulfatophilum:
CGACCAGCCGGAAGAGTTGCGGGAGGTCGTCGGATGCCGCGGCTTTTTGGAGCGCCAGGGCGGCGTCTTTGATGTCCTGGGGGGTGCGGGCCCGGAGGCGGAGTTCCACCTGGTCGGTTTCGAAGTCCTGGCTAGGCGTCAAGGTCCAGCGTGAGGAGCCCAAGAGTTCGCTGTTCAGATCCTCGAATTGCCGTTCGAGTTCGGTCAGGTTCGGGTAGCGCAGTTTTCTGGCCTGAGCGACCAACCGTTGGAGGGTGTCCTGGGGCGAGAGGCCTGCTTCCAGAATCTGGGCCGAGGAGGCAATTTCCAGAATCCGTTCCAGGGTCCATCCCTCGCGAAGCGAGATTTCCCTGAGGAATGTCAGCCATTGCACGGCGCGTCCCTGGGACCATTTCAAGTTCCTGAAACAGGGTTCCAGTGCGTCCAGATCCGCCCGTGAAAATTGTTCGAGAATCTGCCCCGCGGCCAGGGGAATGTTGCCGGCCTGAAGATGAACATCCCATGTTCGGGGGAGCCGCAGCCAGGCCAGATGGCGCTGCCATGCTCCGGAACGGGGCTGGAGGCGGAGCAGGACCGCGACGCGACGCGCCATTTCATCTGGTGTCAGCAGGGATTGGAAATACCGCAGCGCCTGAATGCGCATGACGTCGTCGACATCCCGAAGGAAATTTGCATGCAGATACAACAACCCGTCCCCTACGGGATCGGTTGGTCCGTCCATGCAGTGCGCAGTGATGGGTTCGTTCATCCGGCACAATGCATCCACCCGCTGATAGCCGGAAAGAAGCCGGTAGCCATCACCGCCTGGTCGGACCAGAACAGGATCCAGCTGCCCCATTTCCCGCAATGAGAAACATAATTCCTCGCTGGCAGGCCGTGCCCAGAACAACGCAGCGCCGGACCTGTCCAGATTTGATGCGTAAACCCTCATGAAACCTACCATTTGCGTCCCTCCCTTGACATTCTTCCAACCCCGTCTCTATAGATTATACGCTTTATGTTGACTGTTGCCCCAAAAAAACGAATGTCGGCAGACGCTATGCCGTGTCAATCCGGGTTGGTCCGAGATCACAACGTTTCCCCTGTAGCCGGCGTTTCGTTGCCTGCCAAG
Proteins encoded in this window:
- a CDS encoding ParB/RepB/Spo0J family partition protein, producing MVGFMRVYASNLDRSGAALFWARPASEELCFSLREMGQLDPVLVRPGGDGYRLLSGYQRVDALCRMNEPITAHCMDGPTDPVGDGLLYLHANFLRDVDDVMRIQALRYFQSLLTPDEMARRVAVLLRLQPRSGAWQRHLAWLRLPRTWDVHLQAGNIPLAAGQILEQFSRADLDALEPCFRNLKWSQGRAVQWLTFLREISLREGWTLERILEIASSAQILEAGLSPQDTLQRLVAQARKLRYPNLTELERQFEDLNSELLGSSRWTLTPSQDFETDQVELRLRARTPQDIKDAALALQKAAASDDLPQLFRLVAKG